A genomic segment from Fundulus heteroclitus isolate FHET01 chromosome 6, MU-UCD_Fhet_4.1, whole genome shotgun sequence encodes:
- the LOC105916685 gene encoding transmembrane protein 275, with translation MVITDRSNSTPVCKNEPEKKRRKSRPHGLPSPALCCACGLCIMLAGLNITLVGAFAFSTLVPSANPPIIIGPVLLVVAFSFFGACCVCSRLPPPSSSRGSKAGGRGTGLMGQGGLAGGATFEIETSEHTLQDTTAVQLSPTSSPGSSRASSPAGEPQGPCKLFTMETNGPSCASATAAYSASAAAGGEVRLNLPREEVDT, from the coding sequence atggtCATCACTGACAGGAGCAACAGCACCCCTGTGTGTAAAAACGAGCCcgaaaagaagaggaggaagtcGCGTCCTCATGGCCTCCCCTCCCCGGCGCTCTGCTGCGCCTGTGGACTATGCATCATGCTGGCAGGACTCAACATCACCCTGGTGGGAGCGTTTGCCTTCAGCACCCTGGTGCCTTCTGCCAACCCCCCAATCATAATCGGACCTGTCCTGCTGGTGGTGGCCTTCTCCTTCTTCGGGGCCTGCTGCGTGTGCAGCCGCCTCCCTCCTCCGAGCAGCTCCCGAGGCTCTAAGGCGGGCGGCAGGGGGACGGGGTTGATGGGACAGGGCGGGCTGGCCGGTGGCGCGACGTTTGAAATAGAGACCAGCGAGCACACGCTGCAGGACACCACAGCCGTGCAGCTGAGCCCCACGTCGTCCCCCGGATCATCCCGAGCCTCCAGCCCGGCAGGGGAGCCCCAGGGACCCTGCAAGCTCTTCACCATGGAGACCAACGGCCCGTCCTGCGCTTCGGCCACGGCGGCGTACTCGGCGTCTGCAGCAGCGGGCGGGGAGGTGAGGCTCAACCTGCCACGAGAAGAAGTGGACACCTAG